The window TACAAGGCTAGTGTTACGGGGATTTggacagaaaacaacaaaaaaccataCACGAACCAGAGCAGTTCTCACTGGCAGTTCAAAAGTGCTTGCACGGGGCCATGGGGTGTTTGTGTCAGATTCAGAGACGTCACTTGTCTCTGACTCAGACTCTCTCACCTTTCAGTAAAACTATACTgtagaagaacaaaaaagaatttaattgtTTTGGTGTTCTTTCCAAGCAGCTCCAAGACCCAAAGAAAGCTCTCAGGATGCCAGAGCCAGCAAAGTCCACCTCTGCGCCCAAAAAGGGCTCCAAGAAAGCGGTGACGAAGACCCAAAAGAAGGGCGATAAGAAGCGGCACAAGAGCAGGAAAGAGAGCTACTCCATCTATGTCTACAAGGTGCTGAAGCAGGTCCACCCCGACACCGGCATCTCCTCCAAGGCCATGGGCATCATGAACTCCTTCGTCAACGACATCTTTGAGCGCATTGCTGGAGAAGCCTCCCGCCTGGCCCATTACAACAAGCGCTCCACCATCACCTCCCGGGAGATTCAGACAGCTGTGCGTCTGCTGCTCCCAGGAGAGCTGGCCAAG of the Falco cherrug isolate bFalChe1 chromosome 5, bFalChe1.pri, whole genome shotgun sequence genome contains:
- the LOC114017864 gene encoding histone H2B 5-like, producing MPEPAKSTSAPKKGSKKAVTKTQKKGDKKRHKSRKESYSIYVYKVLKQVHPDTGISSKAMGIMNSFVNDIFERIAGEASRLAHYNKRSTITSREIQTAVRLLLPGELAKHAVSEGTKAVTKYTSSK